The following proteins are co-located in the Syngnathus scovelli strain Florida chromosome 21, RoL_Ssco_1.2, whole genome shotgun sequence genome:
- the kcnj19b gene encoding G protein-activated inward rectifier potassium channel 1 isoform X1 yields MAAVRRKFGEDYQVVNTNQSMTFCAPAKRKRQRFVEKNGRCNVQHGNLGGETSRYISDLFTTLVDLKWRWNLLIFILTYTVAWLVMASMWWLIAYIRGDLSHGGHDASYTPCVANVYNFPSAFLFFIETEATIGYGYRYITEKCPEGIILFLFQSLLGSIVDAFLIGCMFIKMSQPKKRAETLMFSQDAVISQRDGKLCLMFRVGNLRNSHMVSAQIRCKVIKSRQTPEGEFLPLDQCELDVGFGTGADQLFLVSPLTICHEINAKSPFFDLSQRSLMSEQFEIVVILEGIVETTGMTCQARTSYTEDEVLWGHRFLPVMSLEEGFFRVDYSQFHNTFEVPTPPYSVKEQEEKSSLTSPNVLPVAPAPSSPQAGNRGGRRGRLLSADNVEPAEEQATRLPSKLQRMSSTRDEQVWRGAKTTTTVPLPGGGKASSTGDLPLSIQRLRSSSIPAARQGGRPEEQVQLLSLDGDANLPAKLRRMNADR; encoded by the exons ATGGCAGCCGTACGCAGGAAATTCGGCGAGGACTACCAGGTGGTGAACACCAACCAGAGCATGACTTTCTGCGCGCCGGCCAAGAGGAAGCGGCAGCGTTTCGTGGAGAAGAACGGGCGCTGCAACGTGCAGCACGGCAACCTGGGCGGCGAGACGAGCCGCTACATCTCGGACCTATTCACCACCTTGGTGGACCTCAAGTGGCGCTGGAACCTGCTCATCTTCATCCTCACCTACACGGTGGCGTGGTTGGTGATGGCTTCCATGTGGTGGCTCATCGCCTACATCCGCGGCGACCTGAGCCACGGCGGCCACGACGCGTCCTACACGCCGTGCGTGGCCAACGTGTACAACTTCCCCTCCgccttcctcttcttcatcgAGACCGAGGCCACCATCGGCTACGGCTACCGCTACATCACCGAGAAGTGCCCCGAGGGGATCATTCTCTTTCTCTTCCAGTCACTGCTGGGCTCCATCGTGGACGCCTTCCTCATCGGCTGCATGTTCATCAAGATGTCGCAGCCCAAGAAGCGCGCCGAGACGCTCATGTTCAGCCAGGACGCCGTCATCTCGCAGCGGGACGGCAAACTATGCCTCATGTTCAGGGTGGGCAACCTGAGGAACAGCCACATGGTCTCTGCGCAGATCAGGTGCAAGGTCATCAAG TCTCGTCAGACCCCAGAAGGAGAGTTTCTGCCTCTGGACCAGTGCGAGCTGGACGTGGGGTTTGGCACGGGCGCCGACCAGCTCTTCCTGGTGTCACCGCTCACCATCTGCCACGAGATCAACGCCAAGAGCCCCTTCTTCGACCTGTCGCAACGCTCGCTCATGAGCGAGCAATTTGAGATCGTCGTCATCCTGGAAGGCATCGTGGAGACCACCG GCATGACGTGTCAAGCGCGGACATCTTACACGGAAGATGAAGTCTTATGGGGCCATCGTTTTCTGCCAGTCATGTCTCTGGAGGAGGGCTTCTTCAGGGTGGACTACTCTCAGTTCCATAACACCTTCGAGGTGCCCACACCACCCTACAGCGTCAAAGAGCAAGAGGAGAAGTCGTCGCTGACGTCGCCCAACGTTCTCCCGGTGGCACCCGCGCCCTCCTCCCCCCAGGCGGGCAACCGAGGGGGCCGCAGAGGGAGGCTCCTCTCGGCCGACAACGTGGAGCCTGCGGAGGAGCAGGCCACCAGGCTGCCCAGCAAATTGCAACGCATGAGCTCCACCAGAGACGAGCAAGTGTGGAGGGGTGCCAAGACCACCACGACGGTGCCCTTGCCCGGCGGCGGCAAGGCTTCCAGCACGGGCGACCTGCCGCTCAGCATCCAGAGGTTGAGGTCCAGCTCTATCCCCGCCGCTCGCCAAGGGGGGCGGCCCGAGGAGCAGGTCCAGCTCTTGTCCTTGGACGGGGACGCCAACTTGCCCGCCAAACTGCGCAGAATGAACGCAGACCGTTAA
- the kcnj19b gene encoding G protein-activated inward rectifier potassium channel 1 isoform X2, translated as MAAVRRKFGEDYQVVNTNQSMTFCAPAKRKRQRFVEKNGRCNVQHGNLGGETSRYISDLFTTLVDLKWRWNLLIFILTYTVAWLVMASMWWLIAYIRGDLSHGGHDASYTPCVANVYNFPSAFLFFIETEATIGYGYRYITEKCPEGIILFLFQSLLGSIVDAFLIGCMFIKMSQPKKRAETLMFSQDAVISQRDGKLCLMFRVGNLRNSHMVSAQIRCKVIKQGSRRSVGTDVFL; from the exons ATGGCAGCCGTACGCAGGAAATTCGGCGAGGACTACCAGGTGGTGAACACCAACCAGAGCATGACTTTCTGCGCGCCGGCCAAGAGGAAGCGGCAGCGTTTCGTGGAGAAGAACGGGCGCTGCAACGTGCAGCACGGCAACCTGGGCGGCGAGACGAGCCGCTACATCTCGGACCTATTCACCACCTTGGTGGACCTCAAGTGGCGCTGGAACCTGCTCATCTTCATCCTCACCTACACGGTGGCGTGGTTGGTGATGGCTTCCATGTGGTGGCTCATCGCCTACATCCGCGGCGACCTGAGCCACGGCGGCCACGACGCGTCCTACACGCCGTGCGTGGCCAACGTGTACAACTTCCCCTCCgccttcctcttcttcatcgAGACCGAGGCCACCATCGGCTACGGCTACCGCTACATCACCGAGAAGTGCCCCGAGGGGATCATTCTCTTTCTCTTCCAGTCACTGCTGGGCTCCATCGTGGACGCCTTCCTCATCGGCTGCATGTTCATCAAGATGTCGCAGCCCAAGAAGCGCGCCGAGACGCTCATGTTCAGCCAGGACGCCGTCATCTCGCAGCGGGACGGCAAACTATGCCTCATGTTCAGGGTGGGCAACCTGAGGAACAGCCACATGGTCTCTGCGCAGATCAGGTGCAAGGTCATCAAG CAGGGGAGCCGGCGATCTGTGGGCACAGACGTCTTCCTGTGA
- the znf281b gene encoding zinc finger protein 281b isoform X2 yields MSIIQDKISNEFLRNGGMDPNFAPGMLMFSHLPPVTSFTRLTPQPVMGDLPQEMVLKKERDSPPDHQSAGVANAGGFLHSMGIKQERLSELDYRMPLYGGGVSMNCAGAGKSASDMPDMSYGNHHQNHHNMLLHDLSHSNVRSLGDPMSGRAGKEPKDSSGKRGRRTNGDGQGGKARRKRNDAAKAMMLDADGACLSPNSKPHICEHCNAAFRSSYHLRRHVLIHTGERPFRCSQCNMSFIQKYLLQRHEKIHSGEKPFSCDQCNMRFIQKYHMERHKRTHSGEKPYRCDTCQQFFSRTDRLLKHKRTCGEAIKKGLDPNMLELSEAELGQGSYSLTQGNASTSGRKRAKSKNGEGGERKRKKSAAASAASSSAAMGLQDYSMEQPSGSAMQGRSPKLVFKKAGRKGLDKALLSLEDSGDGHKLLGQKAGSLDHMDASGLDNMGLLQGGGGSKQGPTTSTNYDDAMQFVKKRRYLQAVNSDYGAGALHMASQGGGVIQVSLGPEPTLAMLDTSPLELKHDKSGIPDEVLQSLLDHYSHKPDGGHHHDVAFDLSDHPHHVDLQPAAPVTPELEDDAANGGDKTAVMSEYSKFLLQALERTSHSGPFPSLGATGPFTLLSSSSSPTGPLFADKHVYDCGYPPAVSSPLPIAAPSSASSSTSSKSHYGMLVGSPSQAAFHLTLEPASHQQLTPSQELTEQLEKQHSPGAFNLPPQDLTAQTESSKGQQAKGGAGAANGSGYSDLSPLNPPKESTTYQIENFAQAFGSQFKSGRRTPLSYGSDPGAEVDHRIRTPVSEFSGYSSLLADVSEPVSTGSKTPTSQSFR; encoded by the exons ATGAGTATTATCCAAGACAAAATCAGCAATGAGTTTTTGCGCAACGGTGGCATGGATCCCAATTTTGCGCCCGGCATGCTCATGTTCAGCCACCTGCCGCCCGTCACCAGCTTCACGCGGCTCACGCCGCAGCCGGTCATGGGCGACCTCCCGCAGGAGATGGTCCTCAAGAAGGAGCGCGACTCGCCCCCGGACCACCAGAGCGCCGGCGTGGCCAACGCGGGCGGCTTCCTCCACAGCATGGGCATCAAGCAGGAGCGGCTAAGCGAGCTGGATTATCGCATGCCTCTCTACGGCGGGGGCGTGTCGATGAATTGCGCCGGCGCGGGGAAGAGCGCCTCCGACATGCCGGACATGTCGTACGGCAACCACCACCAGAATCACCATAACATGCTCCTGCACGACCTCAGCCACAGCAACGTGCGCTCCCTCGGGGACCCG ATGTCAGGACGAGCGGGTAAAGAGCCAAAAGATTCGTCGGGAAAAAGAGGGAGGCGGACCAACGGGGACGGACAGGGAGGCAAAGCCCGGCGGAAACGCAACGATGCTGCAAAG GCCATGATGCTGGACGCGGACGGAGCCTGCCTGTCCCCAAACTCCAAACCGCATATCTGCGAGCACTGCAACGCCGCCTTTCGCAGCTCCTATCACTTGCGCAGACACGTGCTCATACACACAG GTGAGAGGCCTTTCCGGTGCAGTCAGTGTAACATGAGCTTCATTCAGAAGTACCTGCTCCAGCGGCATGAGAAGATCCACAGCG GGGAGAAGCCGTTCAGCTGCGACCAGTGCAACATGCGTTTCATCCAGAAGTACCACATGGAGCgacacaaacgcacgcacagCGGCGAGAAGCCGTATCGATGCGATACGTGCCAACAA TTTTTCTCAAGAACCGACCGGTTACTGAAGCACAAGCGGACTTGCGGAGAAGCCATAAAGAAGGGCCTGGACCCCAACATGCTGGAGCTCAGCGAGGCCGAGCTGGGCCAGGGCAGCTATTCACTCACTCAGGGAAACGCGAGCACCTCCGGGCGCAAGCGGGCCAAGTCCAAAAACGGGGAGGGCGGCGAGCGCAAGAGGAAGAAGAGCGCGGCCGCATCGGCGGCCTCGTCCTCCGCCGCCATGGGCCTGCAGGACTACAGCATGGAGCAACCTTCGGGCTCGGCCATGCAGGGCCGCTCTCCCAAATTGGTGTTTAAAAAAGCGGGCCGCAAGGGTTTGGATAAGGCTCTCCTTTCTCTGGAAGACAGCGGCGACGGACACAAACTGTTAGGCCAAAAAGCCGGCTCCTTGGATCACATGGACGCTTCCGGGCTGGACAACATGGGTCTGCTCCAAGGAGGCGGGGGCAGCAAGCAGGGTCCCACCACCAGCACCAACTACGACGACGCCATGCAGTTTGTGAAAAAGCGGCGATACCTCCAGGCCGTCAATAGCGACTATGGAGCGGGCGCTCTCCACATGGCGTCGCAGGGCGGCGGCGTCATTCAGGTTTCCCTGGGGCCCGAACCCACGCTGGCCATGCTGGACACGTCCCCCCTGGAGCTCAAGCACGACAAGTCGGGCATCCCGGACGAGGTTCTGCAAAGCCTGCTGGATCACTACAGCCATAAGCCGGATGGCGGGCACCACCACGACGTGGCTTTTGACCTGTCCGACCACCCGCACCACGTGGACCTCCAGCCGGCGGCGCCCGTCACCCCCGAGCTGGAGGACGACGCGGCCAACGGGGGCGATAAAACGGCAGTGATGAGCGAGTACTCCAAGTTCCTCCTGCAGGCCCTGGAGCGCACCAGCCATAGCGGGCCCTTCCCCAGCCTGGGCGCCACGGGGCCCTTCACTCTCCTGTCCAGCAGCTCCAGTCCCACGGGGCCCCTGTTCGCCGACAAGCACGTCTACGATTGCGGCTACCCTCCCGCCGTTTCCTCGCCGCTGCCCATCGCCGCCCCCTCGTCCGCTTCTTCCTCCACCTCGTCCAAGTCCCACTACGGCATGCTGGTGGGCTCCCCCTCCCAGGCGGCTTTCCACCTGACTCTGGAGCCGGCCAGCCACCAGCAGCTAACGCCTTCTCAGGAGCTGACGGAGCAGCTGGAGAAGCAGCACTCGCCCGGAGCCTTCAACCTACCTCCCCAGGATCTGACCGCCCAGACGGAAAGCTCCAAGGGGCAACAAGCCAAGGGCGGGGCCGGCGCCGCCAACGGTTCCGGCTACTCGGACCTGTCTCCTTTGAACCCCCCGAAAGAATCCACCACGTACCAGATTGAGAATTTCGCCCAGGCCTTCGGCTCCCAGTTCAAGTCGGGACGCCGCACCCCTCTGAGCTACGGCAGCGACCCCGGGGCGGAGGTGGACCACAGAATACGGACTCCGGTCTCAGAGTTCTCAGGGTATAGCAGCTTGTTAGCTGACGTCAGTGAGCCAGTCAGTACAGGATCAAAAACCCCAACAAGCCAAAGTTTCAGATAA
- the znf281b gene encoding zinc finger protein 281b isoform X1 has protein sequence MSIIQDKISNEFLRNGGMDPNFAPGMLMFSHLPPVTSFTRLTPQPVMGDLPQEMVLKKERDSPPDHQSAGVANAGGFLHSMGIKQERLSELDYRMPLYGGGVSMNCAGAGKSASDMPDMSYGNHHQNHHNMLLHDLSHSNVRSLGDPMSGRAGKEPKDSSGKRGRRTNGDGQGGKARRKRNDAAKAMMLDADGACLSPNSKPHICEHCNAAFRSSYHLRRHVLIHTDRTGERPFRCSQCNMSFIQKYLLQRHEKIHSGEKPFSCDQCNMRFIQKYHMERHKRTHSGEKPYRCDTCQQFFSRTDRLLKHKRTCGEAIKKGLDPNMLELSEAELGQGSYSLTQGNASTSGRKRAKSKNGEGGERKRKKSAAASAASSSAAMGLQDYSMEQPSGSAMQGRSPKLVFKKAGRKGLDKALLSLEDSGDGHKLLGQKAGSLDHMDASGLDNMGLLQGGGGSKQGPTTSTNYDDAMQFVKKRRYLQAVNSDYGAGALHMASQGGGVIQVSLGPEPTLAMLDTSPLELKHDKSGIPDEVLQSLLDHYSHKPDGGHHHDVAFDLSDHPHHVDLQPAAPVTPELEDDAANGGDKTAVMSEYSKFLLQALERTSHSGPFPSLGATGPFTLLSSSSSPTGPLFADKHVYDCGYPPAVSSPLPIAAPSSASSSTSSKSHYGMLVGSPSQAAFHLTLEPASHQQLTPSQELTEQLEKQHSPGAFNLPPQDLTAQTESSKGQQAKGGAGAANGSGYSDLSPLNPPKESTTYQIENFAQAFGSQFKSGRRTPLSYGSDPGAEVDHRIRTPVSEFSGYSSLLADVSEPVSTGSKTPTSQSFR, from the exons ATGAGTATTATCCAAGACAAAATCAGCAATGAGTTTTTGCGCAACGGTGGCATGGATCCCAATTTTGCGCCCGGCATGCTCATGTTCAGCCACCTGCCGCCCGTCACCAGCTTCACGCGGCTCACGCCGCAGCCGGTCATGGGCGACCTCCCGCAGGAGATGGTCCTCAAGAAGGAGCGCGACTCGCCCCCGGACCACCAGAGCGCCGGCGTGGCCAACGCGGGCGGCTTCCTCCACAGCATGGGCATCAAGCAGGAGCGGCTAAGCGAGCTGGATTATCGCATGCCTCTCTACGGCGGGGGCGTGTCGATGAATTGCGCCGGCGCGGGGAAGAGCGCCTCCGACATGCCGGACATGTCGTACGGCAACCACCACCAGAATCACCATAACATGCTCCTGCACGACCTCAGCCACAGCAACGTGCGCTCCCTCGGGGACCCG ATGTCAGGACGAGCGGGTAAAGAGCCAAAAGATTCGTCGGGAAAAAGAGGGAGGCGGACCAACGGGGACGGACAGGGAGGCAAAGCCCGGCGGAAACGCAACGATGCTGCAAAG GCCATGATGCTGGACGCGGACGGAGCCTGCCTGTCCCCAAACTCCAAACCGCATATCTGCGAGCACTGCAACGCCGCCTTTCGCAGCTCCTATCACTTGCGCAGACACGTGCTCATACACACA GATCGCACAGGTGAGAGGCCTTTCCGGTGCAGTCAGTGTAACATGAGCTTCATTCAGAAGTACCTGCTCCAGCGGCATGAGAAGATCCACAGCG GGGAGAAGCCGTTCAGCTGCGACCAGTGCAACATGCGTTTCATCCAGAAGTACCACATGGAGCgacacaaacgcacgcacagCGGCGAGAAGCCGTATCGATGCGATACGTGCCAACAA TTTTTCTCAAGAACCGACCGGTTACTGAAGCACAAGCGGACTTGCGGAGAAGCCATAAAGAAGGGCCTGGACCCCAACATGCTGGAGCTCAGCGAGGCCGAGCTGGGCCAGGGCAGCTATTCACTCACTCAGGGAAACGCGAGCACCTCCGGGCGCAAGCGGGCCAAGTCCAAAAACGGGGAGGGCGGCGAGCGCAAGAGGAAGAAGAGCGCGGCCGCATCGGCGGCCTCGTCCTCCGCCGCCATGGGCCTGCAGGACTACAGCATGGAGCAACCTTCGGGCTCGGCCATGCAGGGCCGCTCTCCCAAATTGGTGTTTAAAAAAGCGGGCCGCAAGGGTTTGGATAAGGCTCTCCTTTCTCTGGAAGACAGCGGCGACGGACACAAACTGTTAGGCCAAAAAGCCGGCTCCTTGGATCACATGGACGCTTCCGGGCTGGACAACATGGGTCTGCTCCAAGGAGGCGGGGGCAGCAAGCAGGGTCCCACCACCAGCACCAACTACGACGACGCCATGCAGTTTGTGAAAAAGCGGCGATACCTCCAGGCCGTCAATAGCGACTATGGAGCGGGCGCTCTCCACATGGCGTCGCAGGGCGGCGGCGTCATTCAGGTTTCCCTGGGGCCCGAACCCACGCTGGCCATGCTGGACACGTCCCCCCTGGAGCTCAAGCACGACAAGTCGGGCATCCCGGACGAGGTTCTGCAAAGCCTGCTGGATCACTACAGCCATAAGCCGGATGGCGGGCACCACCACGACGTGGCTTTTGACCTGTCCGACCACCCGCACCACGTGGACCTCCAGCCGGCGGCGCCCGTCACCCCCGAGCTGGAGGACGACGCGGCCAACGGGGGCGATAAAACGGCAGTGATGAGCGAGTACTCCAAGTTCCTCCTGCAGGCCCTGGAGCGCACCAGCCATAGCGGGCCCTTCCCCAGCCTGGGCGCCACGGGGCCCTTCACTCTCCTGTCCAGCAGCTCCAGTCCCACGGGGCCCCTGTTCGCCGACAAGCACGTCTACGATTGCGGCTACCCTCCCGCCGTTTCCTCGCCGCTGCCCATCGCCGCCCCCTCGTCCGCTTCTTCCTCCACCTCGTCCAAGTCCCACTACGGCATGCTGGTGGGCTCCCCCTCCCAGGCGGCTTTCCACCTGACTCTGGAGCCGGCCAGCCACCAGCAGCTAACGCCTTCTCAGGAGCTGACGGAGCAGCTGGAGAAGCAGCACTCGCCCGGAGCCTTCAACCTACCTCCCCAGGATCTGACCGCCCAGACGGAAAGCTCCAAGGGGCAACAAGCCAAGGGCGGGGCCGGCGCCGCCAACGGTTCCGGCTACTCGGACCTGTCTCCTTTGAACCCCCCGAAAGAATCCACCACGTACCAGATTGAGAATTTCGCCCAGGCCTTCGGCTCCCAGTTCAAGTCGGGACGCCGCACCCCTCTGAGCTACGGCAGCGACCCCGGGGCGGAGGTGGACCACAGAATACGGACTCCGGTCTCAGAGTTCTCAGGGTATAGCAGCTTGTTAGCTGACGTCAGTGAGCCAGTCAGTACAGGATCAAAAACCCCAACAAGCCAAAGTTTCAGATAA
- the LOC125991266 gene encoding mucin-13 isoform X1, whose amino-acid sequence MTPQLKFILCLFATYAVELVVTNAVNPPEAPELTPTLAAPAPVNPTEQPKPSTPVPATPAPVVPTEQPNPTKPGSINPTQQPNPTTPGSVNSTLLPNSTTPGQNNSTTNPQPTIVPDICERLPCPSGSQCEPRADNTRVCLCLAGDYFNEDSQRCETAKVFPGQLKLPRIEFTDDMKNKTSRLFQVAAWIISDQIGLLFTNESGYLQSILLELKKMEPPKVRAEPGVIASVEMVFRTSSQIKVQDIEKAVTDASTCPPHCLLANSSFAKTKLCDKKPCDEKTTTCSEKDDGVFLCSCSEDYVTAEYHTTPQRACVACPSGQKPNGTRECVDCPFGYSGFNCNEPWKLTLVVVGSVLGGLLLITIIVLIVVSTKAPKISKKTKKDLETTSPDVIHFTDKAPLVTSLPSNQQGSQVKPTPVPGVKPFPSGAVPRIPRATAARHWDNGINLEMTPSNSRPSSAAHDRGSWLNDNPEDVNGGPYSRPRNQTNPYAQSRALNNPYSESQSVNNPYVQDRPRINPYARNQGQSNPIYSHDNERPFNY is encoded by the exons ATGACGCCGCAATTGAAATTTATCCTTTGCCTGTTTGCGACCT ATGCTGTTGAGCTAGTCGTGACAAATGCTGTCAATCCTCCCGAGGCACCGGAACTGACACCCACTCTAGCGGCCCCTGCGCCCGTCAATCCGACCGAGCAACCAAAACCATCAACGCCCGTTCCAGCGACGCCTGCACCCGTCGTTCCGACTGAGCAACCGAACCCAACAAAACCCGGATCCATCAACCCTACCCAGCAACCAAACCCAACAACACCTGGATCCGTCAATTCGACCCTCCTGCCAAACTCAACAACACCTGGACAAAACAATTCGACAACAAATCCTCAGCCCACAATAGTACCAG ATATCTGCGAGCGACTGCCATGTCCTAGCGGGAGCCAATGCGAGCCTCGTGCCGATAATACCCGCGTCTGCTTGTGTTTGGCCGGCGATTACTTCAATGAGGACAGCCAGCGTTGTGAGACGG CCAAAGTCTTCCCCGGACAGCTGAAACTACCTAGAATAGAATTTACAGATgacatgaaaaacaaaacatcacggCTGTTTCAAGTTGCTGCCTGGATAATTTCTGATCAG ATTGGTTTACTTTTCACGAATGAATCTGGTTACCTGCAGTCCATTTTGCTGGAACTCAA GAAAATGGAACCTCCAAAAGTACGAGCCGAGCCGGGTGTCATTGCTTCTGTGGAGATGGTCTTCCGGACGTCTTCTCAAATCAAAGTACAGGACATTGAGAAAGCCGTGACCGACGCCTCCACATGTCCCCCACATTGTCTTCTGGCAAATTCAAGCTTCGCAA AAACTAAACTGTGTGATAAGAAACCTTGCGACGAGAAAACCACGACGTGTTCGGAGAAAGACGACGGAGTTTTCTTATGCAGCTGTTCGGAGGATTACGTCACCGCAGAataccacaccacaccacagagAGCGTGTGTTG CTTGCCCGAGTGGTCAGAAACCAAACGGAACTAGGGAATGTGTGGA ttGTCCATTTGGTTACTCTGGTTTTAACTGCAATGAAC CATGGAAGCTCACTTTGGTCGTCGTTGGCTCAGTTCTCGGGGGATTACTGCTCATCACAATCATCGTTCTAATCGTCGTGTCGaccaa AGCCCCAAAGATctccaagaaaacaaaaaaagatttggAAACCACGAGTCCCGACGTGATCCACTTTACCGATAAGGCACCCCTCGTTACAAGCCTGCCGAGCAATCAGCAGGGCTCTCAGGTGAAGCCCACGCCAGTCCCGGGCGTCAAACCCTTCCCCAGCGGAGCGGTGCCGAGGATCCCCCGAGCCACGGCCGCCCGTCACTGGGACAATGGGATCAACCTGGAGATGACGCCGAGCAATAGTCGCCCTAGCTCCGCGGCTCATGACAGAGGTTCT TGGCTCAATGACAACCCAGAAGACGTGAACGGTGGTCCGTACTCGCGGCCTCGCAACCAGACCAACCCGTACGCCCAAAGTAGGGCCCTGAATAACCCCTACTCAGAATCCCAATCCGTGAACAACCCGTACGTCCAGGATCGGCCCCGGATCAACCCTTACGCTCGGAACCAAGGCCAAAGCAACCCAATCTACTCGCATGACAATGAAAGACCGTTCAACTACTGA
- the LOC125991266 gene encoding mucin-13 isoform X2, with protein MTPQLKFILCLFATYAVELVVTNAVNPPEAPELTPTLAAPAPVNPTEQPKPSTPVPATPAPVVPTEQPNPTKPGSINPTQQPNPTTPGSVNSTLLPNSTTPGQNNSTTNPQPTIVPDICERLPCPSGSQCEPRADNTRVCLCLAGDYFNEDSQRCETAKVFPGQLKLPRIEFTDDMKNKTSRLFQVAAWIISDQIGLLFTNESGYLQSILLELKKMEPPKVRAEPGVIASVEMVFRTSSQIKVQDIEKAVTDASTCPPHCLLANSSFAKTKLCDKKPCDEKTTTCSEKDDGVFLCSCSEDYVTAEYHTTPQRACVACPSGQKPNGTRECVDCPFGYSGFNCNEPWKLTLVVVGSVLGGLLLITIIVLIVVSTKAPKISKKTKKDLETTSPDVIHFTDKAPLVTSLPSNQQGSQVKPTPVPGVKPFPSGAVPRIPRATAARHWDNGINLEMTPSNSRPSSAAHDRVAQ; from the exons ATGACGCCGCAATTGAAATTTATCCTTTGCCTGTTTGCGACCT ATGCTGTTGAGCTAGTCGTGACAAATGCTGTCAATCCTCCCGAGGCACCGGAACTGACACCCACTCTAGCGGCCCCTGCGCCCGTCAATCCGACCGAGCAACCAAAACCATCAACGCCCGTTCCAGCGACGCCTGCACCCGTCGTTCCGACTGAGCAACCGAACCCAACAAAACCCGGATCCATCAACCCTACCCAGCAACCAAACCCAACAACACCTGGATCCGTCAATTCGACCCTCCTGCCAAACTCAACAACACCTGGACAAAACAATTCGACAACAAATCCTCAGCCCACAATAGTACCAG ATATCTGCGAGCGACTGCCATGTCCTAGCGGGAGCCAATGCGAGCCTCGTGCCGATAATACCCGCGTCTGCTTGTGTTTGGCCGGCGATTACTTCAATGAGGACAGCCAGCGTTGTGAGACGG CCAAAGTCTTCCCCGGACAGCTGAAACTACCTAGAATAGAATTTACAGATgacatgaaaaacaaaacatcacggCTGTTTCAAGTTGCTGCCTGGATAATTTCTGATCAG ATTGGTTTACTTTTCACGAATGAATCTGGTTACCTGCAGTCCATTTTGCTGGAACTCAA GAAAATGGAACCTCCAAAAGTACGAGCCGAGCCGGGTGTCATTGCTTCTGTGGAGATGGTCTTCCGGACGTCTTCTCAAATCAAAGTACAGGACATTGAGAAAGCCGTGACCGACGCCTCCACATGTCCCCCACATTGTCTTCTGGCAAATTCAAGCTTCGCAA AAACTAAACTGTGTGATAAGAAACCTTGCGACGAGAAAACCACGACGTGTTCGGAGAAAGACGACGGAGTTTTCTTATGCAGCTGTTCGGAGGATTACGTCACCGCAGAataccacaccacaccacagagAGCGTGTGTTG CTTGCCCGAGTGGTCAGAAACCAAACGGAACTAGGGAATGTGTGGA ttGTCCATTTGGTTACTCTGGTTTTAACTGCAATGAAC CATGGAAGCTCACTTTGGTCGTCGTTGGCTCAGTTCTCGGGGGATTACTGCTCATCACAATCATCGTTCTAATCGTCGTGTCGaccaa AGCCCCAAAGATctccaagaaaacaaaaaaagatttggAAACCACGAGTCCCGACGTGATCCACTTTACCGATAAGGCACCCCTCGTTACAAGCCTGCCGAGCAATCAGCAGGGCTCTCAGGTGAAGCCCACGCCAGTCCCGGGCGTCAAACCCTTCCCCAGCGGAGCGGTGCCGAGGATCCCCCGAGCCACGGCCGCCCGTCACTGGGACAATGGGATCAACCTGGAGATGACGCCGAGCAATAGTCGCCCTAGCTCCGCGGCTCATGACAGAG TGGCTCAATGA